One genomic region from Amphiprion ocellaris isolate individual 3 ecotype Okinawa chromosome 20, ASM2253959v1, whole genome shotgun sequence encodes:
- the fam167b gene encoding protein FAM167A — protein MDFKEFGDESSEGNTEDLDSLKALTEKLKLQTRRPSYLEWQERVQSGPWKERNSAESPDSGGQVVSMPALLKNEKSELVVRNICGFDTIDDALEFLRKELREMQVQDNRLARQLIRLRGEIHRLKVEQVCDRHKEMLDDATYELEECGEESDLLCDIPMKAAFALSTPLKHLGLTKMNINSRRFSLC, from the exons ATGGATTTTAAAGAGTTTGGAGACGAGTCTTCCGAGGGAAACACGGAGGATCTGGACAGCCTGAAAGCGCTGACGGAGAAGCTGAAGTTACAGACCCGCAGACCATCCTATCTGGAATGGCAGGAGCGAGTCCAGAGTGGACCGTGGAAGGAAAGGAATTCAGCAGAGAGCCCGGACTCTGGAGGACAAGTCGTTTCCATGCCTGCACTCCTGAAAAATGAGAAGTCAGAGCTGGTTGTGCGCAACATCTGTGGCTTTGATACTATTGATGATGCTTTGGAGTTTCTGAGGAAAGAGCTG AGGGAGATGCAAGTTCAGGACAACCGTCTGGCCCGCCAGCTCATCCGTCTGCGAGGGGAGATCCACCGGCTGAAGGTGGAGCAGGTGTGCGATCGTCACAAGGAGATGCTGGACGACGCCACGTACGAGCTGGAGGAGTGTGGAGAGGAGTCGGACCTGCTGTGTGACATCCCCATGAAGGCTGCCTTCGCCCTGTCCACCCCTCTCAAACACCTGGGCCTCACCAAGATGAACATCAACTCCAGACGTTTCTCACTGTGTTAA